From one Panulirus ornatus isolate Po-2019 chromosome 11, ASM3632096v1, whole genome shotgun sequence genomic stretch:
- the LOC139751255 gene encoding dynactin subunit 3-like isoform X3 translates to MQCRGHGWLTNVKVVDSDINMTAGGEDLLILEERVKKLEDKVFGPLPKDAECPEVVSTLASLGSQLGSALGTRDRMMMVMKRLDELERYLDPSYGESLELSDTVKLDLVLAHEEQLRNQHQQLNTMNSLKHILDSQHISDAASLGDELVQIANRHSHDEEAATQQSLQIKNMLDQYNSIRPSSKWMKL, encoded by the exons ATGCAGTGCAG AGGACATGGATGGTTGACGAACGTGAAGGTGGTTGACTCAGACATAAACATGACGGCTGGAGGGGAGGACCTACTTATCCTGGAGGAGAGAGTTAAGAAGTTGGAGGATAAGGTGTTCGGCCCATTACCAAAGGATGCAGAGTGCCCAGAG GTTGTGTCAACTTTGGCCTCACTTGGTAGTCAGCTGGGAAGTGCACTTGGAACCCGTGAccggatgatgatggtcatgaaaaGAC TTGATGAATTAGAACGTTACTTGGACCCCTCATATGGCGAATCCCTCGAGTTGTCAGACACTGTAAAGCTTGACTTGGTGTTAGCCCATGAAGAACAGTTGCGTAATCAGCATCAGCAACTTAACACCATGAATTCCCTCAAGCATATTTTGGATTCACAGCATATTTCTG ATGCAGCCTCTCTAGGTGATGAGTTGGTTCAGATCGCCAATAGACACAGTCATGATGAGGAGGCAGCCACCCAACAGAGCTTACAAATTAAGAACATGCTAGACCAGTACAATAGCATA AGACCTTCATCAAAATGGATGAAATTGTGA
- the LOC139751255 gene encoding dynactin subunit 3-like isoform X1 — translation MQCRGHGWLTNVKVVDSDINMTAGGEDLLILEERVKKLEDKVFGPLPKDAECPEVVSTLASLGSQLGSALGTRDRMMMVMKRLDELERYLDPSYGESLELSDTVKLDLVLAHEEQLRNQHQQLNTMNSLKHILDSQHISDAASLGDELVQIANRHSHDEEAATQQSLQIKNMLDQYNSIINTLTETFIKMDEIVTKAEIAAIPKKAED, via the exons ATGCAGTGCAG AGGACATGGATGGTTGACGAACGTGAAGGTGGTTGACTCAGACATAAACATGACGGCTGGAGGGGAGGACCTACTTATCCTGGAGGAGAGAGTTAAGAAGTTGGAGGATAAGGTGTTCGGCCCATTACCAAAGGATGCAGAGTGCCCAGAG GTTGTGTCAACTTTGGCCTCACTTGGTAGTCAGCTGGGAAGTGCACTTGGAACCCGTGAccggatgatgatggtcatgaaaaGAC TTGATGAATTAGAACGTTACTTGGACCCCTCATATGGCGAATCCCTCGAGTTGTCAGACACTGTAAAGCTTGACTTGGTGTTAGCCCATGAAGAACAGTTGCGTAATCAGCATCAGCAACTTAACACCATGAATTCCCTCAAGCATATTTTGGATTCACAGCATATTTCTG ATGCAGCCTCTCTAGGTGATGAGTTGGTTCAGATCGCCAATAGACACAGTCATGATGAGGAGGCAGCCACCCAACAGAGCTTACAAATTAAGAACATGCTAGACCAGTACAATAGCATA ATCAATACCCTTACAGAGACCTTCATCAAAATGGATGAAATTGTGACCAAGGCAGAAATAGCAGCAATACCCAAGAAAGCAGAAGACTGA
- the Polr2E gene encoding DNA-directed RNA polymerases I, II, and III subunit RPABC1, with protein sequence MEDEAETYKLWRIRKTIMQLCHDRGYLVTQDELDQTLDQFKEQFGAKPSERHPARSDLIVLVAHNDDPTDQMFVFFPDEPKVGVRTIKTYCTRMQEENIQRAIIVVQSGMSPSAKQALVDMAPKYILEQFLESELLINITEHELVPEHVVMTAEEKTELLQRYKLKDNQLMRIQAGDPVARYFGLKRGQVVKIIRPSETAGRYISYRLVV encoded by the exons ATGGAAGATGAAGCTGAAACTTATAAATTATGGCGGATTCGCAAGACCATCATGCAGTTGTGTCATGACCGAGGATACCTAGTTACTCAGGATGAGTTGGACCAGACACTAGATCAGTTCAAAGAGCAGTTTGGAGCTAAGCCTTCAGAGCGTCACCCAGCTAGGTCAGACCTTATTGTGCTGGTCGCTCACAATGATGATCCCACGGATCAAATGTTCGTCTTCTTTCCTGATGAGCCAAAG GTTGGTGTGCGAACAATAAAAACATATTGCACAAGGATGCAAGAAGAAAATATTCAACGTGCAATTATTGTTGTCCAATCTGGAATGTCACCCTCAGCAAAGCAG GCATTGGTGGATATGGCACCTAAGTATATATTAGAACAGTTCCTGGAATCAGAATTGTTGATCAACATCACAGAACATGAGCTAGTCCCAGAGCATGTGGTCATGACAGCTGAAGAGAAAACTGAACTACTGCAACG ATACAAACTGAAGGACAATCAGCTTATGAGAATTCAGGCTGGTGATCCAGTGGCTCGATATTTTGGCTTAAAACGTGGACAAGTTGTCAAAATCATCCGACCATCAGAGACAGCTGGAAGATACATTTCTTACAGACTGGTTGTGTAG
- the LOC139751255 gene encoding dynactin subunit 3-like isoform X2: MTAGGEDLLILEERVKKLEDKVFGPLPKDAECPEVVSTLASLGSQLGSALGTRDRMMMVMKRLDELERYLDPSYGESLELSDTVKLDLVLAHEEQLRNQHQQLNTMNSLKHILDSQHISDAASLGDELVQIANRHSHDEEAATQQSLQIKNMLDQYNSIINTLTETFIKMDEIVTKAEIAAIPKKAED; this comes from the exons ATGACGGCTGGAGGGGAGGACCTACTTATCCTGGAGGAGAGAGTTAAGAAGTTGGAGGATAAGGTGTTCGGCCCATTACCAAAGGATGCAGAGTGCCCAGAG GTTGTGTCAACTTTGGCCTCACTTGGTAGTCAGCTGGGAAGTGCACTTGGAACCCGTGAccggatgatgatggtcatgaaaaGAC TTGATGAATTAGAACGTTACTTGGACCCCTCATATGGCGAATCCCTCGAGTTGTCAGACACTGTAAAGCTTGACTTGGTGTTAGCCCATGAAGAACAGTTGCGTAATCAGCATCAGCAACTTAACACCATGAATTCCCTCAAGCATATTTTGGATTCACAGCATATTTCTG ATGCAGCCTCTCTAGGTGATGAGTTGGTTCAGATCGCCAATAGACACAGTCATGATGAGGAGGCAGCCACCCAACAGAGCTTACAAATTAAGAACATGCTAGACCAGTACAATAGCATA ATCAATACCCTTACAGAGACCTTCATCAAAATGGATGAAATTGTGACCAAGGCAGAAATAGCAGCAATACCCAAGAAAGCAGAAGACTGA